Proteins encoded together in one Lathyrus oleraceus cultivar Zhongwan6 chromosome 5, CAAS_Psat_ZW6_1.0, whole genome shotgun sequence window:
- the LOC127083717 gene encoding uncharacterized protein LOC127083717, with protein MTNFTENNNGSSSSSPTPSEVPRDFDVFEDFYANGNWSPNNGDIGVEVDNHSSSEDEKEFNPIDQGEESRSVVKCSLCDFDINVSALRDHPKYQTCDSYTMICPVCDEHSSLRSQRKRARYSRNLKKYSALNVDLTLNDKKPAPRENKHEPLSPCKNNVYLSSSDDFFSDEDTISSASDATFVAKSDGEADAPNTGGNEQDVEERSNKTAFALELVMSALFKE; from the exons ATGACGAACTTCACAGAAAACAACAATGGGAGCTCTTCCTCTTCACCAACACCTTCTGAAGTGCCTCGAGATTTTGATGTTTTTGAAGATTTCTATGCCAATGGAAATTGGAGTCCAAACAACGGTGATATCGGGGTTGAGGTTGATAATCACAGCTCTTCTGAGGATGAAAAAG AGTTCAATCCAATTGATCAGGGTGAGGAGTCTCGATCGGTTGTAAAATGTTCTTTATGTGATTTTGACATCAATGTTTCTGCACTTCGTGACCATCCGAAATATCAGACATGCGACTCATATACTATG ATTTGTCCTGTGTGTGATGAACATTCAAGCTTGCGAAGCCAACGAAAG CGGGCCAGGTACTCTAGGAATCTGAAGAAATATAGTGCCTTGAATGTTGATTTGACATTGAATGACAAGAAACCAGCTCCCAGGGAAAATAAACATGAACCATTGTCACCATGTAAGAACAATGTGTACCTTTCAAGCTCTGATGATTTCTTCTCAGATGAAGATACCATCAGCAGTGCCTCCGACGCTACTTTTGTTGCAAAAAG CGATGGGGAGGCAGATGCACCAAATACTGGCGGCAATGAACAGGATGTTGAAGAGAGAAGTAACAAGACTGCATTTGCTCTAGAGTTGGTTATGTCAGCTTTATTCAAAGAATAA